The following proteins are encoded in a genomic region of Drosophila bipectinata strain 14024-0381.07 chromosome XL, DbipHiC1v2, whole genome shotgun sequence:
- the LOC108122788 gene encoding microsomal glutathione S-transferase 1 isoform X1 has translation MSAPSLAPITTPSNGTVPTPGNLFTLDNRVFCCYLFWATVLVAKMLLMSLLTALQRFRYKLLALVPLKLRRKIFPNEEDLFFKNIEVQFDDPHVERVRRAHRNDMENILPYFIMALIYISTNPNQDVACNLFRVASLARIVHTLVYAVYPVPQPSRILAFGTMLLITFYMAAVVALRTLSFI, from the exons ATGTCAGCTCCATCGCTAGCTCCAATTACGACTCCGTCCAATGGCACCGTCCCGACGCCCGGGAATCTGTTCACCTTGGATAACAGAGTGTTCTGCTGTTACCTCTTCTGGGCCACGGTCCTGGTCGCCAAGATGCTGCTGATGTCATTGCTCACAGCCCTGCAGCGTTTCCGGTATAAG CTGCTGGCTCTAGTTCCGCTGAAACTACGGCGCAAG ATATTCCCCAACGAGGAGGACCTCTTCTTCAAGAACATTGAAGTCCAGTTCGATGATCCCCATGTGGAGCGTGTAAGAAG AGCCCATCGCAATGACATGGAGAACATCCTGCCGTACTTTATCATGGCCCTGATTTACATCAGCACCAATCCGAACCAGGACGTTGCCTGCAATCTGTTCCGTGTGGCCTCGCTCGCTAGGATTGTGCACACTCTGGTCTACGCAGTTTATCCCGTTCCGCAGCCCTCGAGGATCCTCGCCTTTGGCACCATGCTGCTCATCACCTTCTACATGGCCGCCGTCGTTGCCCTGCGCACCTTGAGCTTTATCTAA
- the LOC108122702 gene encoding translation machinery-associated protein 16 homolog yields MTNLRKELEKCKHPNSRKTKALGKKARRQNNKHKTRLGHAIKSNITGEKLSWFLGHIDEKRTEPLAPQELEDLIALYFKRFDEELEQINLKQSIGKHRANQHAARKDVITITLEKEQNEYRSGGLQLMNLCDPLKLKMLRDWDGSALSVQHLKLDLISHNMLQRLKEQSKEKGQDEMETS; encoded by the exons ATG ACAAATCTACGCAAGGAACTGGAAAAGTGTAAGCACCCCAACAGTCGCAAAACAAAAGCGCTTGGCAAGAAGGCACGTCGCCAGAACAACAAGCACAAAACGCGTCTTGGTCATGCCATTAAAAGTAACATCACCGGCGAGAAACTGAGCTGGTTCTTGGGACACATCGATGAAAAGCGTACCGAGCCTCTAGCGCCACAGGAATTGGAGGACCTCATTGCCCTGTACTTCAAACGCTTCGACGAGGAACTGGAGCAGATCAATCTGAAGCAGTCGATAGGAAAACATCGGGCAAATCAGCACGCCGCCCGCAAGGATGTGATAACAATAACCCTGGAAAAGGAGCAGAACGAGTACCGCAGTGGGGGCCTTCAGCTGATGAACCTGTGCGACcccttaaaactaaaaatgctCCGTGATTGGGATGGTAGCGCCCTTAGTGTCCAGCATTTGAAATTGGATCTTATTTCTCACAACATGCTGCAGCGCCTTAAGGAGCAGTCGAAAGAGAAGGGTCAGGACGAAATGGAAACATCCTAG
- the Lsd-2 gene encoding lipid storage droplets surface-binding protein 2 isoform X2, with the protein MASAEQKHATGNGTTANGCASVVESEQPKDAKDLLPHLESLERIIKLPVVNAAWDKSQDVYGKVKGKNRVFEWALTAAEDCVTRAVTTAAPFVTKLDKPIAYVDQTLVKGIDKLEVKAPIIKDTPQEIYNQAKSKVIDVVQPHLERVVKFKAAGQQKAASLKDLAWQKANEVLATQYGSLAVNGVDTTTALAERLLEYYFPKCESDVEEDNVPVPASEDPVLHTVQTVGRLSNKISRRVYRNVSRQIKQVQKGNINDYLSSLIAALKLHQYINFINSSMGTNVEQSTLPSEVCSPFGPGGSTNSTTTTTINSNSNSNSKSSSTAVVAPKGPPKVAKSKPAAAQ; encoded by the exons ATGGCTAGTGCAGAGCAGAAACACGCCACCGGCAATGGAACCACTGCCAACGGATGTGCATCGGTGGTGGAGTCCGAGCAGCCCAAGGATGCAAAGGACCTGTTGCCGCACCTAGAGTCACTCGAGAGGATCATTAAGCTGCCGGTTGTGAATGCCGCCTGGGACAAATCACAGGATGTCTATGGCAAAGTAAAAG GCAAGAACCGAGTCTTCGAATGGGCCCTGACCGCTGCCGAGGATTGTGTGACACGCGCCGTAACAACGGCCGCCCCCTTCGTCACCAAGCTGGACAAACCGATCGCCTACGTGGACCAGACCCTCGTCAAGGGCATCGACAAGCTGGAGGTCAAGGCGCCCATCATCAAGGACACACCTCAGGAGATCTACAATCAGGCCAAGAGCAAGGTTATCGATGTGGTGCAGCCCCATTTGGAGCGCGTGGTCAAGTTCAAGGCCGCTGGCCAGCAGAAGGCTGCCTCCCTGAAGGATCTCGCCTGGCAGAAGGCCAACGAGGTCCTTGCCACCCAGTACGGTAGTCTGGCCGTCAACGGTGTGGATACCACCACTGCCCTGGCCGAGCGTCTTCTGGAGTACTACTTCCCCAAGTGCGAGTCCGATGTGGAGGAGGATAATG TGCCAGTTCCCGCCAGCGAGGACCCAGTCCTACACACAGTACAGACAGTCGGACGGCTATCCAACAAGATCTCACGTCGCGTCTATCGAAATGTCTCCCGGCAGATCAAGCAGGTCCAGAAGGGCAACATCAACGACTATCTGAGCTCCCTGATAGCCGCCCTCAAGCTCCATCAGTACATCAATTTTATCAACTCATCGATGGGCACCAATGTGGAGCAATCGACGCTGCCCAGTGAGGTATGCTCACCGTTCGGACCAGGTGGCAGTACCAACtctaccaccaccaccaccattaACAGCAACTCGAACTCCAACTCCAAGTCCTCGTCGACAGCTGTGGTCGCCCCGAAGGGTCCACCCAAAGTGGCCAAGAGCAAACCGGCGGCGGCTCAGTAG
- the Cox17 gene encoding cytochrome c oxidase copper chaperone, which translates to MGASTSKGVGVAQAAATPVVSAAQPEAASGAPAAAAAGEKPKCKACCACPETKRARDACIVENGEENCSALIEAHKKCMRDAGFNI; encoded by the exons ATGGGAGCCAGTACTTCAAAGGGAGTCGGAGTGGCCCAGGCAGCGGCCACTCCTGTTGTCTCCGCCGCCCAGCCAGAAGCCGCCAGTGGAGCCCCTGCAGCCGCCGCTGCCGGTGAGAAGCCGAAGTGCAAGGCCTGCTGCGCTTGTCCTGAGACCAAGCGGGCACGTGATGCCTG CATCGTGGAGAACGGCGAGGAGAACTGCTCGGCACTTATTGAGGCGCACAAGAAGTGCATGCGTGATGCCGGCTTCAACATCTAA
- the Lsd-2 gene encoding lipid storage droplets surface-binding protein 2 isoform X1: MASAEQKHATGNGTTANGCASVVESEQPKDAKDLLPHLESLERIIKLPVVNAAWDKSQDVYGKVKGKNRVFEWALTAAEDCVTRAVTTAAPFVTKLDKPIAYVDQTLVKGIDKLEVKAPIIKDTPQEIYNQAKSKVIDVVQPHLERVVKFKAAGQQKAASLKDLAWQKANEVLATQYGSLAVNGVDTTTALAERLLEYYFPKCESDVEEDNDDKQNAVVQNGKSSENDMPVPASEDPVLHTVQTVGRLSNKISRRVYRNVSRQIKQVQKGNINDYLSSLIAALKLHQYINFINSSMGTNVEQSTLPSEVCSPFGPGGSTNSTTTTTINSNSNSNSKSSSTAVVAPKGPPKVAKSKPAAAQ, encoded by the exons ATGGCTAGTGCAGAGCAGAAACACGCCACCGGCAATGGAACCACTGCCAACGGATGTGCATCGGTGGTGGAGTCCGAGCAGCCCAAGGATGCAAAGGACCTGTTGCCGCACCTAGAGTCACTCGAGAGGATCATTAAGCTGCCGGTTGTGAATGCCGCCTGGGACAAATCACAGGATGTCTATGGCAAAGTAAAAG GCAAGAACCGAGTCTTCGAATGGGCCCTGACCGCTGCCGAGGATTGTGTGACACGCGCCGTAACAACGGCCGCCCCCTTCGTCACCAAGCTGGACAAACCGATCGCCTACGTGGACCAGACCCTCGTCAAGGGCATCGACAAGCTGGAGGTCAAGGCGCCCATCATCAAGGACACACCTCAGGAGATCTACAATCAGGCCAAGAGCAAGGTTATCGATGTGGTGCAGCCCCATTTGGAGCGCGTGGTCAAGTTCAAGGCCGCTGGCCAGCAGAAGGCTGCCTCCCTGAAGGATCTCGCCTGGCAGAAGGCCAACGAGGTCCTTGCCACCCAGTACGGTAGTCTGGCCGTCAACGGTGTGGATACCACCACTGCCCTGGCCGAGCGTCTTCTGGAGTACTACTTCCCCAAGTGCGAGTCCGATGTGGAGGAGGATAATG ATGATAAACAAAATGCCGTCGTGCAGAATGGCAAAAGTTCTGAAAATGACA TGCCAGTTCCCGCCAGCGAGGACCCAGTCCTACACACAGTACAGACAGTCGGACGGCTATCCAACAAGATCTCACGTCGCGTCTATCGAAATGTCTCCCGGCAGATCAAGCAGGTCCAGAAGGGCAACATCAACGACTATCTGAGCTCCCTGATAGCCGCCCTCAAGCTCCATCAGTACATCAATTTTATCAACTCATCGATGGGCACCAATGTGGAGCAATCGACGCTGCCCAGTGAGGTATGCTCACCGTTCGGACCAGGTGGCAGTACCAACtctaccaccaccaccaccattaACAGCAACTCGAACTCCAACTCCAAGTCCTCGTCGACAGCTGTGGTCGCCCCGAAGGGTCCACCCAAAGTGGCCAAGAGCAAACCGGCGGCGGCTCAGTAG
- the Lsd-2 gene encoding lipid storage droplets surface-binding protein 2 isoform X3: protein MASAEQKHATGNGTTANGCASVVESEQPKDAKDLLPHLESLERIIKLPVVNAAWDKSQDVYGKVKGKNRVFEWALTAAEDCVTRAVTTAAPFVTKLDKPIAYVDQTLVKGIDKLEVKAPIIKDTPQEIYNQAKSKVIDVVQPHLERVVKFKAAGQQKAASLKDLAWQKANEVLATQYGSLAVNGVDTTTALAERLLEYYFPKCESDVEEDNDDKQNAVVQNGKSSENDIVVVGETSYDQDYDQEIDDRFLVAASTVFLSMSLKIITEIVEYVRRNPEIIGIIDRELNKFMCQFPPARTQSYTQYRQSDGYPTRSHVASIEMSPGRSSRSRRATSTTI from the exons ATGGCTAGTGCAGAGCAGAAACACGCCACCGGCAATGGAACCACTGCCAACGGATGTGCATCGGTGGTGGAGTCCGAGCAGCCCAAGGATGCAAAGGACCTGTTGCCGCACCTAGAGTCACTCGAGAGGATCATTAAGCTGCCGGTTGTGAATGCCGCCTGGGACAAATCACAGGATGTCTATGGCAAAGTAAAAG GCAAGAACCGAGTCTTCGAATGGGCCCTGACCGCTGCCGAGGATTGTGTGACACGCGCCGTAACAACGGCCGCCCCCTTCGTCACCAAGCTGGACAAACCGATCGCCTACGTGGACCAGACCCTCGTCAAGGGCATCGACAAGCTGGAGGTCAAGGCGCCCATCATCAAGGACACACCTCAGGAGATCTACAATCAGGCCAAGAGCAAGGTTATCGATGTGGTGCAGCCCCATTTGGAGCGCGTGGTCAAGTTCAAGGCCGCTGGCCAGCAGAAGGCTGCCTCCCTGAAGGATCTCGCCTGGCAGAAGGCCAACGAGGTCCTTGCCACCCAGTACGGTAGTCTGGCCGTCAACGGTGTGGATACCACCACTGCCCTGGCCGAGCGTCTTCTGGAGTACTACTTCCCCAAGTGCGAGTCCGATGTGGAGGAGGATAATG ATGATAAACAAAATGCCGTCGTGCAGAATGGCAAAAGTTCTGAAAATGACA ttgttgttgttggggagACCAGCTACGACCAGGATTACGATCAAGAGATTGATGATAGATTCTTAGTGGCCGCCTCGACGGTATTCCTTTCCATGTCCCTGAAAATCATAACCGAAATTGTTGAGTACGTTAGAAGAAATCCAGAGATAATAGGCATTATCGATAGGGAACTCAACAAGTTTATG TGCCAGTTCCCGCCAGCGAGGACCCAGTCCTACACACAGTACAGACAGTCGGACGGCTATCCAACAAGATCTCACGTCGCGTCTATCGAAATGTCTCCCGGCAGATCAAGCAGGTCCAGAAGGGCAACATCAACGACTATCTGA
- the LOC108122788 gene encoding microsomal glutathione S-transferase 1 isoform X2: MSAPSLAPITTPSNGTVPTPGNLFTLDNRVFCCYLFWATVLVAKMLLMSLLTALQRFRYKIFPNEEDLFFKNIEVQFDDPHVERVRRAHRNDMENILPYFIMALIYISTNPNQDVACNLFRVASLARIVHTLVYAVYPVPQPSRILAFGTMLLITFYMAAVVALRTLSFI; the protein is encoded by the exons ATGTCAGCTCCATCGCTAGCTCCAATTACGACTCCGTCCAATGGCACCGTCCCGACGCCCGGGAATCTGTTCACCTTGGATAACAGAGTGTTCTGCTGTTACCTCTTCTGGGCCACGGTCCTGGTCGCCAAGATGCTGCTGATGTCATTGCTCACAGCCCTGCAGCGTTTCCGGTATAAG ATATTCCCCAACGAGGAGGACCTCTTCTTCAAGAACATTGAAGTCCAGTTCGATGATCCCCATGTGGAGCGTGTAAGAAG AGCCCATCGCAATGACATGGAGAACATCCTGCCGTACTTTATCATGGCCCTGATTTACATCAGCACCAATCCGAACCAGGACGTTGCCTGCAATCTGTTCCGTGTGGCCTCGCTCGCTAGGATTGTGCACACTCTGGTCTACGCAGTTTATCCCGTTCCGCAGCCCTCGAGGATCCTCGCCTTTGGCACCATGCTGCTCATCACCTTCTACATGGCCGCCGTCGTTGCCCTGCGCACCTTGAGCTTTATCTAA
- the Lsd-2 gene encoding lipid storage droplets surface-binding protein 2 isoform X4 produces the protein MASAEQKHATGNGTTANGCASVVESEQPKDAKDLLPHLESLERIIKLPVVNAAWDKSQDVYGKVKGKNRVFEWALTAAEDCVTRAVTTAAPFVTKLDKPIAYVDQTLVKGIDKLEVKAPIIKDTPQEIYNQAKSKVIDVVQPHLERVVKFKAAGQQKAASLKDLAWQKANEVLATQYGSLAVNGVDTTTALAERLLEYYFPKCESDVEEDNVVVVGETSYDQDYDQEIDDRFLVAASTVFLSMSLKIITEIVEYVRRNPEIIGIIDRELNKFMCQFPPARTQSYTQYRQSDGYPTRSHVASIEMSPGRSSRSRRATSTTI, from the exons ATGGCTAGTGCAGAGCAGAAACACGCCACCGGCAATGGAACCACTGCCAACGGATGTGCATCGGTGGTGGAGTCCGAGCAGCCCAAGGATGCAAAGGACCTGTTGCCGCACCTAGAGTCACTCGAGAGGATCATTAAGCTGCCGGTTGTGAATGCCGCCTGGGACAAATCACAGGATGTCTATGGCAAAGTAAAAG GCAAGAACCGAGTCTTCGAATGGGCCCTGACCGCTGCCGAGGATTGTGTGACACGCGCCGTAACAACGGCCGCCCCCTTCGTCACCAAGCTGGACAAACCGATCGCCTACGTGGACCAGACCCTCGTCAAGGGCATCGACAAGCTGGAGGTCAAGGCGCCCATCATCAAGGACACACCTCAGGAGATCTACAATCAGGCCAAGAGCAAGGTTATCGATGTGGTGCAGCCCCATTTGGAGCGCGTGGTCAAGTTCAAGGCCGCTGGCCAGCAGAAGGCTGCCTCCCTGAAGGATCTCGCCTGGCAGAAGGCCAACGAGGTCCTTGCCACCCAGTACGGTAGTCTGGCCGTCAACGGTGTGGATACCACCACTGCCCTGGCCGAGCGTCTTCTGGAGTACTACTTCCCCAAGTGCGAGTCCGATGTGGAGGAGGATAATG ttgttgttgttggggagACCAGCTACGACCAGGATTACGATCAAGAGATTGATGATAGATTCTTAGTGGCCGCCTCGACGGTATTCCTTTCCATGTCCCTGAAAATCATAACCGAAATTGTTGAGTACGTTAGAAGAAATCCAGAGATAATAGGCATTATCGATAGGGAACTCAACAAGTTTATG TGCCAGTTCCCGCCAGCGAGGACCCAGTCCTACACACAGTACAGACAGTCGGACGGCTATCCAACAAGATCTCACGTCGCGTCTATCGAAATGTCTCCCGGCAGATCAAGCAGGTCCAGAAGGGCAACATCAACGACTATCTGA
- the LOC108122789 gene encoding microsomal glutathione S-transferase 1: MEAGTENMDDTPTVMAPLVLLSKSNPVFGCYMFWTSLLVLKMLLMSLLTARQRMKTKTFANPEDLRINRSPEVRFGDPSVERVRRAHRNDLENVLPFVLMSLVYVASGPHPLTARLLIRIGASARLLHTLVYAIIPVPQPARALAFFTTFGITCFEAGYVFVCCLRFI, encoded by the exons ATGGAAGCGGGAACCGAAAATATGGATGACACGCCGACGGTCATGGCGCCCCTGGTGCTGCTGAGCAAATCGAACCCCGTTTTCGGATGCTACATGTTCTGGACCAGCCTGCTGGTCTTGAAAATGCTGCTGATGTCCCTGCTGACGGCGCGCCAAAGGATGAAGACCAAAACGTTTGCCAATCCGGAGGATCTGCGGATAAACCGGAGCCCGGAGGTTCGCTTCGGTGATCCCAGTGTGGAGAGGGTGCGACG AGCCCATCGCAACGACTTGGAAAACGTCCTGCCCTTCGTCTTGATGTCGCTCGTTTATGTGGCCAGCGGACCGCATCCGTTGACCGCCCGGCTGCTCATTCGGATCGGCGCCAGCGCCCGGCTGCTACACACGCTGGTCTATGCCATCATACCAGTGCCTCAGCCAGCCCGAGCCCTGGCCTTCTTCACCACCTTCGGCATCACCTGCTTCGAGGCGGGCTATGTGTTCGTCTGCTGTCTGAGATTCATTTAA
- the dob gene encoding patatin-like phospholipase domain-containing protein 4, whose translation MGPRTSVSFAGCGFLGIYHVGVAVCLRQHAPQLLLERIGGASAGALTACCLLCELPLETMAGDFLRIVQETRRHSLGAFSPWFNLPDCLLEGMQRRLPDDAHERVSGRLHISLTRVSDRRNVVMSEFSSRYELLQALLCSCFIPGLSGLLPPKVRGVRYMDGAFSDNLPLLDEHTVTVSPFCGESDICPRDRSPHILQINLNWANTCIRLSRRNLRRMVRIVLPGRTDFMASFCQQGYDDALYFLRKNNLLKDDTGSQVTQERELMNWMRQQDEPEDALQDNQEVLEDKRTLEYPEEQEQKDLKDGKCVEKEESLQKNGDKQKYSELELEKENLHQALEPARQDRRLDDGYSLSLLTRPWYLLRQLVIAPPRLGRIVRSLSHRLTLYDQPHFDLAMMQAPTSHAPALPRRPPLTDSDSSSGDKGRVKASRWKSGSGELD comes from the exons ATGGGACCTAGAACAAGCGTATCCTTTGCCGGCTGCGGCTTCCTGGGCATTTACCATGTAGGCGTGGCAGTCTGCCTGCGCCAGCACGCCCCCCAGCTGCTGTTGGAAAGGATCGGTGGAGCATCGGCCGGAGCTCTTACCGCCTGCTGCTTGCTGTGCGAGCTGCCGCTGGAGACGATGGCCGGCGACTTTCTGCGCATCGTCCAGGAGACACGCCGCCACTCCTTGGGCGCCTTCAGTCCGTGGTTCAATCTGCCGGACTGCCTGCTGGAGGGGATGCAGCGTCGGCTGCCGGATGATGCCCACGAGCGGGTCAGCGGACGGCTGCACATCTCCCTCACCCGGGTCAGCGACCGCCGGAACGTGGTCATGTCGGAGTTTTCCAGCCGCTACGAGCTGCTCCAGGCTCTCCTCTGCTCCTGCTTCATACCCGGCCTCTCGGGACTGCTGCCTCCCAAG GTGCGAGGAGTACGCTACATGGACGGCGCATTCTCCGACAACCTGCCACTGCTGGACGAGCACACGGTCACAGTAAGTCCCTTCTGCGGGGAGAGCGACATCTGCCCCCGAGACCGGAGTCCACACATCCTCCAGATCAACCTGAACTGGGCAAACACCTGTATCCGGCTGTCCAGACGTAACCTGAGGCGTATGGTGCGCATTGTCCTTCCCGGTCGCACGGACTTTATGGCGTCCTTCTGCCAGCAGGGCTACGACGATGCCTTGTACTTTCTGCGCAAGAATAATCTTCTCAAAGACGACACTGGCTCTCAAGTGACGCAGGAGAGGGAGCTCATGAACTGGATGCGCCAGCAGGACGAGCCAGAGGATGCGCTGCAGGATAATCAGGAGGTATTGGAAGATAAGAGGACTCTTGAATACCCAGAAGAGCAGGAGCAAAAGGATCTAAAGGATGGAAAATGTGTAGAAAAGGAGGAGTCACTTCAGAAGAACGGAGACAAGCAGAAATACTCGGAGCTGGAACTGGAAAAGGAGAACCTGCACCAAGCGCTGGAGCCGGCGAGGCAGGACCGTCGCCTGGACGACGGCTACTCCCTCTCCCTGCTGACCAGACCTTGGTATCTTCTTCGCCAGCTCGTGATTGCCCCGCCACGGCTGGGCCGGATCGTGCGAAGCCTTAGCCACCGCCTGACCCTCTACGATCAGCCGCACTTTGATCTCGCCATGATGCAGGCCCCCACCAGCCACGCCCCCGCCCTGCCGAGGCGGCCCCCCTTGACCGATAGCGATAGCTCCTCCGGCGATAAGGGCCGAGTCAAGGCCAGCCGCTGGAAATCGGGAAGTGGGGAACTGGACTAA